GCAGATCGGTCATCGACCAGGCCGCAGCCGTGATCATCCTGCAGCAGGCCCTGGAATCCGAACGGGTGTCAGGTAAAGCACCCGGCGAGGGCGTCGAAGTGGTCATCTGATCGCGATACGGTAACGTTCCGCGCGATTGTGGCTCTGTTCGAACAGTAGCCGCACAGTAAGAGGCGGAACGGTAGCGGCGATGTGGGGGCCGCGTGATCGGCCGCCTCGCGGCTCTAGGGGATTGATGACTGAGTATGGCCGGGGCCCAGGCTCCGAACCGTGGCATCCGGAGGACCCGTTGTACGGGGACGGCGGATGGGAAGGACAGCAGGCCCAGGCCGACCAGTCCTCCTACGGCGGCCAGCCGCAGCACTACCCGCAGCAGCCGCAGCAGCAGTACGGCGACTGGGGCACCGACGGCCAGCAGGCCGCCTACGGTCAGGCGCAGCAGCAGTACCCGCAGCAGTACCAGCAGCAGCCCCAGCCTCAGCAGTACCAGCAGTACGGTGACCAGGCCCACCAGCAGCAGTACGGCGATCAGGGCCAGCAGCAGTACGCGAACGGTGGCTGGGACGCCGGTCAGCAGGCACAGGTCCCGTACGTCGCCGACCCCACGGACCCGTACGCCCAGCAGGCCGCCGCGTACGGCGGTGAGCAGCCCGACTACTACGGCACGCCCGACGCCTACCCGCCGCCGGAGCCGCCGGCCAGGCGCCGTGCCGAGCCGGAACCCGAATCCGAGCCTCGGTCGGAACCGGAACCGCAGTCCGGCTGGGACCCCGGTCCCGACCAGGGCGAGCATGCCTTCTTCGCGGGTGGTGACGATGGCGACGACGCGGAGGACGAGGCCGAGGGGCGTCGGGGCCGCGGCAACCGGAAGGGCCGGGACGGCGACAAGGGCGGCAAGAGCGGAAAAGGCGGCAAGACCAAGAAGAGCCGCAACGGAACCGCCTGCCTTGTGGTCGTCCTGGTGTTCGGCGGCGGCATCGCCGGAATCGGCTATTTCGGATACCAGTTCTACCAGAACCGTTTCGGCGCGGCTCCCGACTACGCGGGTGACGGCACGAGCGCGACCGTGACGGTCGAGATCCCCAAGGGTGCGGGCGGTTACGAAATCGCCCAGGCGCTGAAGGCGAAAGGTGTCGTCAAGAGTGTCGACGCCTTCGTGGCCGCGCAGTCGGAGAACCCCGACGGGAAGAAGATCCAGGCCGGCGTCTATGTCCTGAACAAGGAGATGTCCGCCAAGAGCGCCGTCACGTTGATGCTCGATCCCAAGAGCCAGAACAATATGATCGTAAAGCCAGGGCAGCGGAACGTCCAGGTCTACGAGGAGATCGACAAGCATCTCGGGCTTTCCAAGGGCACTACCGCGAAGGTTGCCAAGGCGGAATACAAAAGCCTCGGACTTCCGGACTGGGCGAACGACAACAAGGAAATCAAGGACCCGCTGGAAGGTTTCCTTTACCCGGCGACCTATCCGGCCGCCAAGGGCATGAAGCCCGCAGAACTCCTTAAGGACATGGTCACGCAGGCCAGCGCGAAGTACGACGCGCTTGACCTCGAAGCCAAGGCCAAGGAGCTCAAACTCGACAGCCCGCTACAGGTTCTCACGGTCGCGAGCCTCGTCCAGGCCGAGGGCAAGACCATCGACGACTACCGCAAGATGGCGGAAGTGGTCTACAACCGTCTCGATTACTCGAACCCCGAGACCTACGGCTTCCTGCAGTTCGACTCGACCTTCAACTACGTGAAGAACGAGAGCAACATCGAAATCAGTGAGTCGGAGATCAACAGCAACAAGGACCCGTACAACACGTACACCAACAAGGGTCTGCCGCCCGGTCCGATCGGAAACCCGGGAGATGTGGCGATGAAGGCGACGCTGGATCCGACCGACGACGGCTGGTACTACTTCGTGGCGACCGACGGTGTGAGCAAGACCGAATTCGCCAAGACGCACGATGAATTCCTCAAGCTCAAGGACAAGTTCGATGCGAGAACGGGCAGCTGACGCCCGCCGGGCCGCGGTGCTCGGTTCCCCCATCGCCCACTCCCTCTCGCCGGCGCTGCACCGCGCGGCGTACGAGGAACTGGGGCTCAGGGACTGGACGTACGACCGTTTCGAGGTCGACGAGGCGGGGCTGCCGGAGTTCCTGGGAGGGCTCGGGGCCGAGTGGGCGGGGCTGTCGCTCACCATGCCGCTGAAGCGGGCTGTCATACCGCTGCTCGACGAGGTCAGCGAGACGGCAGCGTCGGTCGAGGCCGTCAACACCGTGGTGTTCGGCGCGGACGGGCGGTGCGTCGGGGACAACACCGACATCCCCGGGATCGTGGGCGCCCTGCGCGAGCACGGCATCGAGGAGGTCGGCTCCGCCGCGATCCTCGGCGCCGGCGCCACCGCATCCTCGGCGCTCGCCGCGCTGGCCCGGATCTGTACGGGCGAGGTCGTCGTGTACGTCCGCAGCGAGGCCCGGGGAGCCGAGATGCGGCAGTGGGGCGAGCGCCTCGACGTCGAGGTCCGTACGGCGGACTGGGCGGACGCGGCACGGGCGCTGCACGCGCCGCTGGTGATCGCCACCACTCCGGCCGGGGCCACGGACGAGCTGTCCCGTGCGGTCCCGGAACGGCCCGCGACCCTCTTCGACGTGCTCTACCACCCCTGGCCGACCGATCTGGCGGCCCGCTGGTCGGCGTACGGCGGGGCGGTCGTGAGCGGACTCGACCTGCTGGTGCACCAGGCGGTGCTTCAGGTGGAACAGATGACCGGGCTCGTCCCGGGCCCGCTGGGTGCCATGCGCAGGGCGGGCGAGAAGGCACTCGCCGACCGCTGACCCGACACGGCGCCGCGTCCGCTTGCTGGACCGCCGATCAGGCATTCGGCCCGGACGTGGGAGGATCGGGAGGTGGCGGGCCAGGGCCGCGCACCCGGTCACGCCGTCGCCGTACGCGAGGACGCGCGTACGCAGGGCAGTACCAGGGCGCGAGTATGAGGAGCACCGTTGAGCAGGTTGCGCTGGTTGACCGCGGGGGAGTCCCACGGTCCCGCTCTTGTCGCGACGTTGGAGGGTCTTCCCGCCGGCGTGCCGATCACCACGGAGCTGGTGGCGGACCACCTGGCGAGGCGGCGGCTCGGTTATGGGCGCGGTGCCCGGATGAAGTTCGAGCAGGACGAGATCACCTTCCTCGGCGGTGTGCGGCACGGTCTGTCGATGGGGTCGCCGGTCGCGGTGATGGTCGGCAACACCGAGTGGCCGAAGTGGGAGCAGGTGATGTCGGCCGACCCGGTGGATCCGGAGATCCTGGCCGGGCTCGCCCGCAACGCGCCGCTGACCCGCCCCCGTCCCGGTCACGCCGACCTCGCGGGCATGCAGAAGTACGGCTTCGACGAGGCCCGTCCGATCCTGGAGCGTGCCTCCGCGCGTGAGACGGCGGCCCGGGTGGCGCTGGGCGCGGTCGCCCGGTCGTTCCTGAAGGCGGCGGCCGGGATCGAGATCGTCTCGCACGTCGTCGAACTGGCGGCGGCGAAGGCCCCGTACGGCGTCTACCCCAAGCCCTCCGATGTCGAGAGGCTGGACGCCGACCCGGTGCGCTGCCTGGACGCCGACGCGTCGAAGGCGATGGTCGCGGAGATCGACCAGGCCCACAAGGACGGCGACACCCTCGGTGGTGTGGTCGAGGTGCTGGCGTACGGCGTGCCCGTGGGCCTGGGCTCGCACGTGCACTGGGACCGGCGCCTCGACGCGCGGCTGGCCGGCGCGCTGATGGGCATCCAGGCCATCAAGGGCGTCGAGGTCGGTGACGGGTTCGACCTCGCGCGCGTGCCGGGCTCGAAGGCGCACGACGAGATCGTCCCCACCGACGACGGCATCCGG
The DNA window shown above is from Streptomyces sp. NBC_01451 and carries:
- the mltG gene encoding endolytic transglycosylase MltG — translated: MTEYGRGPGSEPWHPEDPLYGDGGWEGQQAQADQSSYGGQPQHYPQQPQQQYGDWGTDGQQAAYGQAQQQYPQQYQQQPQPQQYQQYGDQAHQQQYGDQGQQQYANGGWDAGQQAQVPYVADPTDPYAQQAAAYGGEQPDYYGTPDAYPPPEPPARRRAEPEPESEPRSEPEPQSGWDPGPDQGEHAFFAGGDDGDDAEDEAEGRRGRGNRKGRDGDKGGKSGKGGKTKKSRNGTACLVVVLVFGGGIAGIGYFGYQFYQNRFGAAPDYAGDGTSATVTVEIPKGAGGYEIAQALKAKGVVKSVDAFVAAQSENPDGKKIQAGVYVLNKEMSAKSAVTLMLDPKSQNNMIVKPGQRNVQVYEEIDKHLGLSKGTTAKVAKAEYKSLGLPDWANDNKEIKDPLEGFLYPATYPAAKGMKPAELLKDMVTQASAKYDALDLEAKAKELKLDSPLQVLTVASLVQAEGKTIDDYRKMAEVVYNRLDYSNPETYGFLQFDSTFNYVKNESNIEISESEINSNKDPYNTYTNKGLPPGPIGNPGDVAMKATLDPTDDGWYYFVATDGVSKTEFAKTHDEFLKLKDKFDARTGS
- a CDS encoding shikimate dehydrogenase, which codes for MRERAADARRAAVLGSPIAHSLSPALHRAAYEELGLRDWTYDRFEVDEAGLPEFLGGLGAEWAGLSLTMPLKRAVIPLLDEVSETAASVEAVNTVVFGADGRCVGDNTDIPGIVGALREHGIEEVGSAAILGAGATASSALAALARICTGEVVVYVRSEARGAEMRQWGERLDVEVRTADWADAARALHAPLVIATTPAGATDELSRAVPERPATLFDVLYHPWPTDLAARWSAYGGAVVSGLDLLVHQAVLQVEQMTGLVPGPLGAMRRAGEKALADR
- the aroC gene encoding chorismate synthase; amino-acid sequence: MSRLRWLTAGESHGPALVATLEGLPAGVPITTELVADHLARRRLGYGRGARMKFEQDEITFLGGVRHGLSMGSPVAVMVGNTEWPKWEQVMSADPVDPEILAGLARNAPLTRPRPGHADLAGMQKYGFDEARPILERASARETAARVALGAVARSFLKAAAGIEIVSHVVELAAAKAPYGVYPKPSDVERLDADPVRCLDADASKAMVAEIDQAHKDGDTLGGVVEVLAYGVPVGLGSHVHWDRRLDARLAGALMGIQAIKGVEVGDGFDLARVPGSKAHDEIVPTDDGIRRATGRSGGTEGGLSTGELLRVRAAMKPIATVPRALQTVDVVTGEATQAHHQRSDVCAVPAAGIVAEAMVALVLADAVVEKFGGDSVPETRRNVESYLEHLIVR